The Aythya fuligula isolate bAytFul2 chromosome 2, bAytFul2.pri, whole genome shotgun sequence genome contains a region encoding:
- the EIF1B gene encoding eukaryotic translation initiation factor 1b: MSSIQNLQSFDPFADATKGDDLLPAGTEDYIHIRIQQRNGRKTLTTVQGIADDYDKKKLVKAFKKKFACNGTVIEHPEYGEVIQLQGDQRKNICQFLLEIGIVKEEQLKVHGF; this comes from the exons ATGTCCTCTATCCAGAACCTCCAGTCCTTCG accCCTTTGCTGATGCAACAAAGGGTGACGACTTACTCCCAGCAGGGACTGAGGATTACATTCATATAAGGATCCAACAGCGAAACGGAAGAAAGACACTGACAACTGTTCAGGGAATTGCAGATGACTATGACAAGAAGAAACTTGTGAAAGCCTTCAAAAAG AAATTTGCTTGTAATGGTACTGTGATTGAACATCCTGAATACGGTGAAGTTATCCAGCTTCAAGGTGACCAGAGGAAGAACATTTGCCAATTCCTTTTGGAG attGGCATTGTCAAGGAAGAACAACTGAAAGTTCATGGTTTCTAA